A single genomic interval of Spirosoma linguale DSM 74 harbors:
- a CDS encoding putative esterase (PFAM: putative esterase; glycoside hydrolase family 13 domain protein~KEGG: eca:ECA1873 putative glycosyl hydrolase exoenzyme) translates to MKKLIICLSLLATGLSQAQNFPARTPTPNDTLVSARILSDSRLRFSIYAPKATEVTVNGDFLAGQPAASLTKQANGVWTTTIGPLAPNLYTYDFTVDGIKTFDPKNPQYKESLNGLSNLVTIPGKETDYLSEKNVPHGRVEIVWYPSASLGITRRMHVYTPPGYEKSTAKLPVLYLLHGGGDNDASWMTVGRANFILDNLLAEGKMKPMLVVMPAGHTPTPGIHMGAGPEQDPFCIDFLGSVMPFIEKQYRVSTRREDRAIAGLSMGGIQVLNIALWHPEKFNYVIPLSTGYFPPVIKELEEKYQAVLKNQEINRINLLWIAMGGPADIAYQNNKNMMALFDKNQIKYQYVEVPGGHSFLAWRNNLHTFAPLLFR, encoded by the coding sequence ATGAAAAAGCTAATCATCTGCCTTAGCCTGTTGGCTACCGGACTGTCTCAGGCGCAGAACTTTCCGGCTCGCACCCCGACGCCCAACGATACCCTCGTTTCGGCAAGAATTTTATCCGATAGCCGGTTGCGCTTTAGTATCTACGCGCCCAAAGCGACCGAGGTAACGGTGAACGGCGACTTTCTGGCCGGGCAGCCAGCCGCCAGCCTAACGAAACAGGCCAATGGCGTGTGGACAACCACCATTGGGCCATTGGCTCCCAATCTGTATACCTACGATTTTACGGTGGACGGCATCAAAACGTTCGACCCGAAAAATCCGCAGTATAAAGAGAGCCTGAACGGTTTGTCGAATCTGGTTACTATACCAGGGAAAGAGACCGATTACCTGAGCGAAAAAAATGTACCTCATGGGCGGGTCGAGATTGTCTGGTACCCGTCGGCTTCATTGGGTATCACCCGCCGAATGCACGTGTACACCCCACCGGGTTATGAAAAATCCACGGCCAAACTACCCGTGTTGTACCTACTGCACGGCGGGGGCGATAACGATGCCAGCTGGATGACCGTGGGCCGGGCCAATTTCATTCTGGATAACCTGCTGGCTGAAGGGAAGATGAAACCGATGCTGGTGGTCATGCCTGCGGGCCATACACCCACCCCCGGCATACACATGGGGGCTGGCCCGGAGCAGGACCCGTTTTGCATTGACTTTTTGGGAAGCGTGATGCCATTCATTGAGAAGCAATACCGCGTATCGACCCGGCGCGAAGACCGGGCTATTGCGGGCCTGTCAATGGGGGGCATTCAGGTATTGAACATTGCCCTCTGGCATCCGGAAAAATTCAATTATGTAATTCCTCTGAGTACCGGCTACTTCCCGCCAGTAATTAAAGAACTGGAAGAGAAGTACCAGGCTGTGTTGAAAAATCAGGAAATCAACCGGATCAACTTACTCTGGATTGCCATGGGCGGCCCAGCCGATATTGCCTATCAGAACAACAAGAACATGATGGCACTCTTCGATAAGAACCAGATAAAATACCAGTATGTCGAAGTGCCCGGCGGACACTCGTTCCTGGCGTGGCGCAATAACCTGCATACGTTTGCCCCGTTACTGTTTCGCTAA
- a CDS encoding glycoside hydrolase family 2 sugar binding protein (PFAM: glycoside hydrolase family 2 sugar binding~KEGG: hypothetical protein) yields the protein MAIITPTGILDIRKKQPAQPAAVAESFADAFLNPPASARAQCWWHWMNGNVTADGITRDLEAMKQIGLGGFQNFDAGTGIPKGPVVYLSPEWLALKEHTIKEAERLGLEFTMHNCPGWSSSGGPWITPELAMQQVTWSETVITGGQAVSIPLAQPLTNLNYYRDVAVIAYPSLPGEVSLPTVVQQISANGGGVVSADELAGSKGVSIVGDADDKPVTLLIEFKQPYEAHSLAFLSKPLGKPRPSGGFGGGPQLTLEVSDDGQQFRKLTSIGTGRSSELSLSLAEFPAAKAKFFRITSPGARQFAQLRFSGAARLADWRKKANSAFGVMGVTPDQDGSSKAAIKLDSLVDLTRFVKDGILTWTAPAGNWTVLRMGYTPNGEMNRSAPDTGVGLECDKYSAVAIDFHFNKMMENLLPTLGPMAKKGRVGMLIDSYEVGMQNWTAQFPQAFQARSGYSLLNYLPAFTGRIVGDVDTTERFLWDVRRTQADLIADNYYGRFRELCHKNGITAYTEPYDRGPMEEMQIGARVDVNMGEFWNGLSAIFQNNLTMRRTTKLAASIAHINGHAVGGGTPDNPQVVGAEAFTGEPESARWQEYPFAMKALGDKMFTQGLNKIIFHRYAHQPHPTAVPGMTMGPWGIHFDRTTTWWNQGRSWLDYIARCQSLLQQGLFVADLAYFTGEDGNQYTKVEPHELTPTPPEGYDYDLINAETIIKRASVSNGNLALPDGMSYRVLVLQDHKALSIELVRKLRELVNGGLILVGSKPATSLGLRAKTQGNDEFQRLVAEIWGADNVTENRLGKGRVFRTQPMQTVLSALAIKPDFEVTSRSGDAPVTYIHRRIGKTQVYFLANQRRTPEELVCTFRVDGMQPELWDAATGKQTPLTLYSAANGQTQVPVQLDPAGSAFIVFRAAAKPKQLQSVSNGSGVVLTNKPFSAPARKLYKDVSNNFTISLWAKPELNIMLSTSGFLDTVKNSWTDFYALYPPAGTDLYGEGHAACGLAIGRNGVAVWERTTGNPVFKLAAPTELSGWSHIALVYSDGIPAVYVNGKLIQRGKAAGSIVHPGLGQAYLSDGASFYNGDLSEPQLVAGAITEDRIRQLATEPRPKPVDMPAVQLATNGIPGLRFWQNGRYTLQYSDGRKMPVTVSGIAQPMELTGPWQVSFPPNLGAPAQITLPKLMSLSSHEQDGVKYFSGIASYSKSFTVAPGSLGKGKKLMLDLGRVEVLAGVRVNGTELGVFWKRPFLVDITDAVKPGVNTLEIAVTNLWPNRLIGDEQLPDPDKFTPGGGANGIASLNNGAIVELPAWYKEGKPKPADGRVTFTTWKHYKKDSPLLDSGLIGPVMLKVAEDVAI from the coding sequence ATGGCCATTATCACGCCAACCGGCATTCTGGACATTCGTAAAAAACAGCCTGCACAGCCAGCGGCCGTTGCCGAATCATTTGCCGATGCGTTCCTTAATCCGCCAGCCTCGGCACGGGCGCAGTGCTGGTGGCACTGGATGAACGGCAACGTCACCGCCGACGGGATCACCCGCGATCTCGAAGCCATGAAGCAGATCGGGCTGGGTGGGTTCCAGAACTTCGACGCCGGCACGGGTATTCCCAAAGGTCCCGTGGTGTATCTGAGTCCCGAATGGCTGGCGCTGAAAGAGCATACCATTAAGGAAGCGGAACGGCTCGGGCTGGAGTTTACCATGCATAACTGCCCCGGCTGGTCGTCGAGTGGCGGGCCGTGGATTACGCCCGAACTCGCTATGCAGCAGGTGACCTGGAGCGAAACGGTTATAACGGGTGGACAGGCCGTAAGCATCCCACTGGCTCAACCGCTCACCAACCTGAATTATTACCGGGATGTGGCGGTCATCGCGTATCCGTCGCTCCCCGGCGAAGTGTCGCTCCCGACCGTTGTTCAGCAGATTAGCGCGAATGGGGGCGGGGTGGTTTCTGCCGATGAACTGGCTGGAAGCAAAGGTGTGTCGATAGTTGGGGATGCCGACGATAAACCTGTTACACTACTTATTGAATTCAAACAGCCCTACGAAGCGCATTCCCTTGCGTTTTTGAGCAAACCCCTGGGTAAACCCCGGCCATCGGGTGGTTTTGGGGGCGGTCCGCAACTAACGCTTGAGGTGTCGGACGATGGACAGCAGTTTCGTAAACTAACGTCGATTGGCACCGGCCGGTCGTCGGAACTGTCGCTGAGTCTGGCGGAGTTCCCGGCTGCGAAAGCAAAGTTTTTTCGGATCACATCGCCCGGCGCACGTCAGTTTGCCCAGCTTCGGTTTTCGGGAGCCGCGCGGCTGGCCGACTGGCGAAAGAAAGCCAACAGTGCCTTTGGCGTGATGGGCGTTACGCCCGACCAGGACGGCAGCAGCAAAGCCGCGATCAAGCTGGATTCACTTGTTGACCTGACCCGGTTCGTGAAAGACGGGATACTAACCTGGACGGCCCCTGCAGGCAACTGGACGGTACTACGGATGGGTTACACGCCTAACGGCGAGATGAACCGGTCGGCCCCCGATACGGGTGTGGGGCTGGAATGTGATAAATACAGTGCAGTCGCCATTGATTTCCATTTCAACAAAATGATGGAAAACCTGCTGCCAACGCTCGGCCCAATGGCGAAAAAAGGCCGCGTCGGGATGCTCATCGACAGTTACGAAGTGGGTATGCAGAACTGGACGGCACAGTTTCCGCAGGCGTTTCAGGCCCGCTCGGGTTATTCGCTCCTCAACTATCTTCCGGCATTTACCGGGCGCATCGTGGGCGATGTCGACACCACCGAGCGGTTCCTGTGGGATGTACGCCGAACCCAGGCCGACCTCATCGCTGATAATTATTATGGCCGATTCCGCGAGTTGTGCCATAAAAATGGCATTACGGCCTATACCGAGCCTTACGACCGGGGGCCAATGGAAGAAATGCAGATCGGTGCCCGCGTCGACGTGAACATGGGTGAATTTTGGAATGGTCTTTCGGCCATCTTTCAGAACAACCTGACCATGCGCCGGACTACCAAACTGGCGGCTTCCATCGCCCATATTAACGGGCATGCCGTTGGGGGAGGCACGCCAGATAATCCGCAAGTGGTGGGAGCGGAAGCCTTCACTGGCGAACCCGAATCGGCGCGCTGGCAGGAGTATCCTTTTGCCATGAAAGCCCTGGGCGACAAGATGTTTACGCAGGGACTGAACAAGATTATCTTTCACCGGTACGCGCACCAGCCCCACCCAACCGCCGTGCCGGGCATGACGATGGGGCCGTGGGGCATTCACTTCGACCGGACAACGACCTGGTGGAATCAGGGACGGTCGTGGCTGGATTACATTGCCCGTTGCCAGAGCCTATTACAGCAGGGGCTGTTCGTGGCCGATCTGGCGTATTTCACCGGCGAAGACGGCAATCAGTACACGAAAGTAGAACCCCACGAGTTAACCCCAACCCCGCCGGAGGGTTACGATTACGACCTTATCAATGCCGAAACGATCATCAAACGAGCCAGCGTATCCAACGGAAACCTGGCCCTGCCCGACGGCATGAGCTACCGGGTGCTGGTGCTTCAGGATCATAAGGCGTTAAGTATTGAGCTGGTTCGGAAACTACGGGAGCTGGTCAATGGCGGACTTATTCTGGTCGGCTCCAAACCTGCAACGTCGCTGGGGTTACGGGCGAAAACGCAGGGGAATGATGAATTTCAACGACTGGTGGCCGAGATTTGGGGGGCTGATAACGTTACCGAAAATCGGTTGGGGAAAGGACGCGTTTTTCGGACGCAGCCAATGCAAACGGTGCTGTCGGCTCTCGCCATAAAACCTGATTTCGAGGTTACGTCCCGCTCCGGCGATGCGCCCGTTACGTACATTCACCGGCGCATCGGCAAGACGCAGGTGTACTTTCTGGCCAATCAGCGACGAACCCCCGAAGAACTGGTTTGCACCTTCCGCGTCGACGGTATGCAGCCCGAACTCTGGGATGCCGCAACGGGTAAACAGACACCATTGACGCTCTATTCCGCTGCAAATGGGCAAACGCAGGTGCCCGTTCAGCTCGATCCGGCGGGTTCGGCCTTTATCGTGTTCCGCGCAGCAGCCAAACCAAAACAACTGCAATCGGTCAGCAACGGAAGCGGGGTTGTTCTGACGAATAAACCCTTTTCAGCCCCCGCCCGAAAATTATACAAAGACGTTTCGAACAACTTTACTATCAGTCTGTGGGCCAAGCCAGAGTTGAACATTATGCTGTCGACGAGTGGCTTTCTGGACACGGTAAAAAACTCCTGGACAGATTTTTACGCCCTGTATCCGCCCGCCGGAACGGACTTGTACGGGGAAGGGCACGCAGCCTGCGGATTGGCCATCGGGCGGAATGGCGTGGCTGTCTGGGAGCGTACGACCGGCAACCCTGTCTTTAAACTGGCGGCCCCAACGGAACTATCCGGCTGGTCACACATTGCCCTTGTGTATTCTGATGGTATCCCGGCGGTGTATGTCAACGGCAAACTGATTCAGCGGGGAAAAGCCGCCGGAAGCATCGTTCACCCCGGTCTGGGACAAGCCTATCTGAGCGATGGTGCGTCATTCTACAACGGCGACCTGAGCGAACCGCAGTTGGTAGCAGGGGCCATAACCGAAGACCGGATTCGTCAACTGGCCACCGAGCCTCGCCCGAAACCGGTAGATATGCCCGCTGTGCAGCTGGCTACGAATGGTATACCGGGCCTGCGTTTCTGGCAGAACGGCCGGTATACGCTGCAATACAGCGATGGTCGAAAAATGCCGGTAACGGTTTCCGGTATCGCTCAGCCGATGGAATTAACGGGGCCGTGGCAGGTCAGCTTCCCCCCCAATCTGGGTGCCCCGGCACAGATTACTCTTCCCAAACTAATGTCGCTCAGCAGCCATGAACAGGACGGGGTGAAGTACTTTTCGGGGATAGCCAGTTACAGCAAATCGTTCACAGTAGCGCCCGGTTCGCTCGGAAAAGGCAAAAAACTCATGCTGGATCTGGGTCGAGTGGAAGTGCTGGCGGGTGTTCGGGTCAACGGCACCGAGCTGGGCGTGTTCTGGAAGCGTCCGTTTTTGGTCGATATTACCGACGCCGTAAAGCCCGGTGTTAATACGTTGGAAATTGCTGTAACCAACCTCTGGCCCAACCGCCTGATTGGGGACGAGCAATTGCCTGACCCCGATAAATTTACCCCCGGCGGTGGGGCCAATGGCATTGCCAGTCTGAACAATGGAGCGATCGTGGAGCTACCCGCCTGGTACAAAGAAGGCAAACCCAAACCCGCCGACGGCCGGGTAACGTTCACCACCTGGAAGCACTACAAAAAAGATTCACCCCTACTGGATTCGGGCCTCATTGGTCCGGTAATGTTGAAAGTAGCCGAAGATGTAGCGATATAA
- a CDS encoding glycoside hydrolase family 3 domain protein (PFAM: glycoside hydrolase family 3 domain protein~KEGG: tau:Tola_1809 glycoside hydrolase family 3 domain protein), whose amino-acid sequence MRKKRISIGLLSLLTASVTFGQNWTESKTGNWVKVTNKGGQTLGYSLASGVKLLSDKGLAFKDLNKNGKLDKYEDWRLPVEVRAKDLASKLSVEQIAGLMLYSKHQPIPAAAGGPFAGTYNGKIFAQSGANVSDLSDQQREFLTKDNLRHVLITSVQSPEAAAAWNNNAQALVEGLGVGIPINSSSDPRHGTRADAEFNAGAGGTISMWPGSLGLAATFSPELVQKFGQIAATEYRALGIATALSPQVDLATDPRWNRVSGTFGEDPNLATDMARAYIDGFQTSTGAKEITGGWGYASVNAMVKHWPGGGSGEGGRDAHYGYGKYAVYPGNNFQTHFMPFLNGAFKLKGKTGMASAVMPYYTISYNQDKKYGENVGNSYNKYIINDLLRTKYKYDGVVCTDWLITANETAVDVFLTGKSWGVEKLSVAERHYKILMNGVDQFGGNNEAKPVTDAYQMGVKEHGEAFMRARFEQSAVRLLKNIFRVGLFENPYLDPQVSQKTVGTPEFMKAGYQAQLESVVMLKNKAKTLPLTKGKTVYIPKRFTPAGRNFLGMQTPEKLDYPVNLAVIKKYFTVTDNPAEADYALVFIQSPDSGGGYSSEQAKAGGTGYVPVSLQYGDYTAQGTRDPSIAGGDPMEKFTNRTYTGKTAKTINSSDLTMVTETYAKMNGKPVIVALQVANPTVAKEFEAQSSAILAHFGVQDQALLEIMTGAHEPSALLPMQFPADMKTVEAQAEDVPRDMAAYKDSEGNTYDFGFGLNWKGVIQDARTARYKKPVLSMK is encoded by the coding sequence ATGAGAAAAAAGAGAATCAGTATCGGTTTACTCAGCCTGCTTACGGCATCCGTCACCTTCGGGCAGAACTGGACAGAGAGCAAGACGGGCAACTGGGTGAAAGTGACGAATAAGGGTGGTCAAACGCTGGGTTACTCGCTCGCATCGGGTGTGAAGCTGCTATCCGACAAAGGGTTAGCGTTCAAAGATTTAAACAAAAACGGGAAGCTGGATAAATACGAAGACTGGCGTTTGCCGGTCGAGGTGCGGGCGAAAGATCTGGCTTCCAAACTCAGCGTCGAACAGATTGCCGGGTTGATGCTCTACAGCAAACACCAGCCGATTCCGGCTGCGGCTGGCGGACCGTTTGCGGGCACGTACAACGGTAAAATCTTCGCGCAGAGCGGAGCCAATGTGTCAGATCTGTCGGATCAGCAACGGGAGTTTCTGACGAAAGATAACCTCCGGCACGTTCTCATTACTTCGGTTCAAAGTCCGGAAGCGGCTGCGGCCTGGAACAACAATGCCCAGGCATTAGTGGAAGGGCTGGGCGTGGGTATTCCTATAAACAGCAGCTCCGATCCGCGTCACGGTACTCGTGCCGATGCGGAATTCAACGCCGGAGCGGGCGGGACCATTTCCATGTGGCCCGGCTCGCTGGGTCTGGCCGCTACGTTCAGTCCTGAACTGGTGCAGAAATTTGGTCAGATTGCGGCTACGGAATACCGGGCCTTAGGCATTGCCACGGCGCTTTCTCCACAAGTGGACCTCGCCACCGACCCCCGCTGGAACCGGGTGAGCGGCACATTTGGTGAAGACCCGAATCTGGCAACGGACATGGCTCGTGCGTACATCGACGGTTTTCAAACCTCGACCGGAGCGAAGGAGATCACCGGCGGCTGGGGCTATGCCAGTGTCAACGCCATGGTGAAACACTGGCCGGGTGGCGGCTCGGGCGAAGGTGGGCGTGATGCGCACTACGGGTACGGCAAATACGCGGTTTATCCCGGTAACAATTTTCAGACCCACTTCATGCCTTTCCTCAATGGCGCCTTCAAACTGAAAGGGAAAACGGGCATGGCGTCGGCCGTGATGCCATATTACACCATCTCGTACAACCAGGACAAAAAGTACGGCGAAAACGTGGGCAACAGCTACAATAAATACATCATCAATGACCTGTTGCGGACGAAATACAAGTACGACGGTGTGGTTTGCACCGACTGGCTAATCACCGCCAATGAAACCGCTGTCGATGTGTTCCTGACGGGTAAGTCGTGGGGTGTCGAAAAATTGTCTGTTGCCGAGCGGCATTACAAAATTCTGATGAACGGCGTTGATCAGTTTGGTGGTAACAACGAAGCCAAACCCGTCACGGATGCCTACCAAATGGGCGTTAAAGAGCATGGCGAAGCGTTCATGCGCGCCCGGTTTGAGCAGTCGGCAGTGCGGTTGCTGAAGAACATTTTCCGCGTTGGGCTCTTCGAAAATCCGTATCTCGACCCGCAGGTGTCGCAGAAAACCGTGGGTACACCCGAGTTCATGAAAGCCGGGTATCAGGCACAGCTGGAATCGGTGGTGATGCTCAAGAACAAGGCCAAGACGCTGCCCCTCACCAAAGGCAAGACGGTTTACATTCCCAAGCGGTTCACGCCAGCGGGCCGTAACTTCCTGGGTATGCAAACGCCCGAAAAACTGGATTATCCGGTCAATCTGGCGGTCATCAAAAAATACTTTACCGTGACCGACAACCCCGCCGAAGCCGATTACGCGCTGGTCTTTATCCAAAGCCCCGATTCGGGGGGCGGGTACAGTTCTGAACAAGCAAAAGCGGGCGGAACGGGCTATGTTCCGGTGAGTTTGCAGTACGGCGACTATACCGCTCAGGGCACCCGCGACCCAAGTATTGCGGGTGGTGACCCGATGGAGAAGTTCACGAACCGGACGTACACTGGCAAAACGGCCAAAACCATCAACAGCAGCGACCTGACGATGGTTACCGAAACCTATGCCAAAATGAACGGCAAGCCGGTAATTGTGGCCCTTCAGGTAGCCAATCCAACAGTGGCAAAAGAGTTCGAAGCGCAATCGAGTGCTATTCTAGCGCATTTTGGTGTGCAGGATCAGGCCTTGCTGGAGATCATGACGGGCGCGCATGAGCCATCGGCTCTGTTACCGATGCAGTTCCCCGCCGACATGAAAACGGTGGAAGCGCAGGCCGAAGACGTTCCCCGCGACATGGCTGCTTACAAAGATTCTGAAGGGAACACCTACGATTTCGGCTTCGGCCTGAACTGGAAAGGCGTCATTCAGGATGCCCGCACGGCTAGGTACAAAAAGCCCGTTTTGAGTATGAAATAG
- a CDS encoding L-fucose transporter (TIGRFAM: L-fucose transporter; glucose/galactose transporter~PFAM: major facilitator superfamily MFS_1~KEGG: cak:Caul_1551 L-fucose transporter), translated as MSDRKTRLAIILITSLFFLWGFALNLNPILIPHLKKACQLSDLQSALIDSASYIAYFLMALPAGLFMKRYGYKSGITLGLLLFAFGTFLFYPAAEQRMFGFFLVALFIIASGLTLLETAANPYITVLGDSDTATQRLNFAQSFNGLAAFLAPLMGGTFILSGKNLTEQEQTAMTPGQLDAYLSEEAASVEVPFLIIGIVVLIVAIVLWRTPLPDIIDEEDTPEQATGSILGEKNLILGVVAQFFYVGAQVCISSFFIRFSDKVAGVDEKTAALYLSGSLLAFMVGRFFGTYLMRFIAPPRLLAIYSIINVILLAFAIVTEGMVPIYALVGVEFFMSIMFPTIFALSIRGLGSKTKIGSSLVIMAIVGGAVFPVIMGRISDLTTIQIAYVVPALCFLVVFYFALKNSTVTNVKLAVSH; from the coding sequence ATGTCTGATCGTAAGACCCGCCTTGCTATAATCCTGATCACATCCCTGTTTTTTCTATGGGGGTTTGCGCTTAACCTGAACCCGATTCTGATTCCACATTTGAAGAAAGCCTGTCAGCTAAGCGATCTGCAATCGGCCCTGATCGACTCGGCCTCATACATCGCTTATTTTCTGATGGCGCTGCCTGCGGGCCTTTTCATGAAACGGTACGGCTACAAATCCGGGATTACGCTCGGTCTGTTGCTTTTTGCTTTTGGCACTTTTCTCTTTTACCCGGCAGCCGAACAACGGATGTTCGGTTTTTTTCTGGTAGCCCTGTTCATTATTGCCAGTGGACTCACGTTGCTGGAAACGGCCGCTAACCCGTACATTACGGTACTGGGCGATAGCGACACCGCTACCCAACGGCTGAACTTTGCCCAATCGTTCAACGGACTGGCGGCTTTTCTGGCGCCACTTATGGGCGGCACGTTTATCCTGTCGGGCAAAAACCTGACGGAGCAGGAGCAAACGGCTATGACGCCGGGGCAACTCGACGCGTATCTGAGCGAAGAAGCCGCATCGGTCGAAGTGCCTTTCCTGATCATTGGCATTGTGGTGTTAATCGTCGCTATTGTCCTCTGGCGTACCCCATTGCCGGATATTATCGACGAAGAGGACACGCCGGAGCAGGCAACAGGGTCGATTCTGGGCGAGAAAAATCTCATCCTTGGCGTTGTCGCGCAGTTTTTTTATGTGGGTGCTCAGGTGTGTATCAGTAGCTTCTTTATCCGGTTCTCCGATAAGGTAGCGGGTGTCGATGAGAAAACGGCGGCCCTCTATTTGTCCGGGTCATTACTGGCCTTTATGGTGGGTCGTTTCTTTGGCACGTATCTGATGCGCTTCATCGCGCCACCCCGTCTGCTGGCTATTTACAGCATCATCAATGTAATTCTGCTGGCGTTCGCCATTGTCACGGAGGGCATGGTGCCGATTTATGCACTGGTAGGTGTCGAGTTCTTCATGTCCATCATGTTCCCCACCATTTTCGCACTGAGTATCCGGGGACTGGGGTCGAAAACGAAAATCGGGTCGTCGCTGGTCATCATGGCTATTGTTGGCGGGGCTGTTTTCCCGGTTATCATGGGCCGTATTTCGGACCTGACCACCATTCAGATTGCTTATGTCGTACCGGCCCTCTGCTTCCTGGTCGTTTTCTATTTCGCCTTAAAAAATAGTACGGTAACAAATGTGAAACTGGCCGTATCGCATTGA
- a CDS encoding putative esterase (PFAM: putative esterase~KEGG: bpy:Bphyt_5901 putative esterase), translated as MFLNHSTVQSMNPIRLLFLFCFLCFSALSFAAKVDTLDIPSAVMQKNLRAAVVLPNSYAKGNATYPVLYLLHGGGGQFSDWLKQTPDKMLVHKLADQYNIIIVMPEGEKLSGYLDSPFQKDNQFETYITKEVVGKIDNTYRTIRDRKGRVITGLSMGGHGALYLSTRHPELYCAAGSMSGAVDLNRKKWKIDAEFAKRITPEFERILGPENATPDLHAANSVINMVDKMKTNGLKIIIDCGVDDFLIEPNRELHHRLVYNNTPHEYTERPGAHTWDYWENSLPSHVLFFSKVLKQNGIVVP; from the coding sequence GTGTTTTTAAACCATTCTACAGTCCAATCAATGAACCCAATCCGATTACTTTTCCTGTTTTGCTTCCTTTGTTTTTCTGCGCTTTCCTTTGCCGCTAAAGTCGACACGCTGGATATACCGTCGGCGGTGATGCAGAAAAACCTGCGGGCGGCCGTCGTTTTGCCGAATTCCTATGCTAAAGGCAACGCAACGTACCCTGTTTTGTACCTGCTTCACGGTGGGGGCGGGCAGTTTAGTGACTGGCTCAAACAAACTCCTGATAAGATGCTGGTGCATAAACTGGCCGACCAGTACAACATCATCATTGTGATGCCAGAGGGCGAAAAACTTAGTGGCTACCTCGATAGCCCCTTCCAGAAAGACAACCAGTTCGAGACCTATATCACGAAAGAAGTTGTCGGAAAAATTGACAACACCTATCGCACCATCCGGGACCGGAAAGGGCGGGTGATTACGGGGTTAAGTATGGGCGGTCATGGGGCGTTGTACCTGTCGACCCGGCATCCGGAGTTGTACTGTGCCGCTGGCAGCATGAGCGGAGCCGTGGACCTAAACCGAAAAAAATGGAAGATAGACGCCGAATTTGCCAAACGTATCACTCCCGAATTCGAGCGTATTTTAGGGCCTGAAAACGCAACACCTGATTTACACGCGGCCAATTCGGTAATTAATATGGTCGACAAAATGAAAACCAATGGCCTGAAGATCATCATCGACTGTGGCGTAGACGATTTCCTGATAGAACCCAACCGGGAACTGCACCATCGGCTGGTATACAATAATACCCCGCACGAGTATACCGAGCGTCCCGGCGCTCATACCTGGGATTACTGGGAAAACTCACTCCCCTCGCATGTCTTGTTTTTTAGCAAAGTATTGAAGCAAAACGGCATTGTTGTTCCCTGA